The genomic region TGAAACAAGCTGAAGAAGCTAAAAAAGAATTATCCAAACATATCGATGACAGTGTTAAAAACGCCGTAATGAAAATGGGGTTTGTAAGCAAAAAAGAAGCGGACGCGCTTAAAGCTGAAATAGCAAAATTAAAACAACAGCTTAAAGCCAAAACCGCAAAAAAAACAACTTATAAAAAGAAATAAAATTGTTTTAAATCCCGCGCGCGGCTAAAGCGCGCGGGATTATTATTTAAAGGGGTAAATTATATGTTTGGATTTGTTTCAAAAACCATACGCCATACACACCGTTATACGGAAATTGTTACCATTTTGGTTAAATACGGAATGGGCGACATAATGCGCAGCCTTAAAATAACGGATATGTTTCCCTTCACAAAAAAACTGCTTCCCAAAGTGGATAATAAATCCGTTTCTTCTTTTAACAAATGGGAAAATATAAGAATGGCATTGGAAGAACTTGGCCCAACATTCATAAAACTTGGGCAAATGTTAAGCAACCGTCCGGATATTATTCCCCTGCAATTAATTAAAGAACTTGAAAAACTGCAAGACACCGTACCCCCTTTTGAGCATGAAGAGGCTGTTAAAATAGTTGAAAGCGAACTTGAAGGCAAAATAAGTGAAAATTTTTCCTATTTCAGTAAAAAACCTATAGCCGCTGCCTCTATTGCACAAGTGCATAAAGCAAGGCTGCCTGATGCAACCACCGTTGCTGTCAAAGTGCAGCGCCCGGGTATTGAAGAAATTATTGGCGTAGACGTTGAAATACTGCATAATCTTGCCTCTTTGGCGGGAAATAATATCACGGAATTAAAATATTTTAACCCCGTGGGCATAATTAAACAATTTGAAGAACATATAAAAGAAGAACTTGATTTTAATAAAGAAAGACTTAATATAGAGCGGTTTCAAAGAAATTTCCAAAAAGACGGACGCGTGCACGTATTAAAAGCGCACAAAAAATATTCCGCCAAACGCGTGCTTACCATGGAACTTATAGAAGGCGTTAAAGTAAGCCGCATAGCTGAGGAAAACCTTGAAGGTTACGACCGCGGGCTGATAGCCAAAAACGGCGCGCAGATAATTCTAAAACAGATTTTCATAGATGGCTTTTTTCATGCCGACCCACACCCGGGCAACATAATAATTTTAGAAAACAATAAAATATGTTTTATTGATTTTGGTATGATGGGCAGTTTGAGCCAATCGCAAAAAGATGATTTGGGCACCTTAATAGTGGCGCTGATGTACCGCAACTCTTCACTTGTGACAAGCACAATACTTACAATAGTTAACAGGCCTGACCACCTCCAAACGCGCGAAATAGAATACAGGGTTGAAAAGCTTATCGAGCGTTACATTGACTTGCCGCTTGAAGAAATAAACGTTGGCGAATTGCTTTTATCTTTAACGCAAATGCTGCCTGAATTTGAACTAAATATGCCGCCAAACTTTTCTTTCATGGTAAAATCTTTAATTACCATTGAAGGCGTGGGCCGCCAGTTAGACCCCGAGTTTAGCGCAATGGCGGTAATAAAAGAATTTTCCCAAACAATAATAAAAAACCGCCTTAGCCCCAAAGGTTTTGCGATGTCTTCCATAATAACCTTAATGGAAACAAAAAAACTTATTGAAAACGCCCCCCGCGATATACGGGAGATTCTCAACAAAGCAAAACAGGGGCATATAAAAATTGAGTTTGAGCACAGACATCTGGGCAAATTAAGAAGAAGCTTGGAAGAAGCCAGCAATCGTCTGGTATTTGGCATTGCGCTGGGCTCGCTTATAATAGGTTCGTCTATCATGGTGCACGCAAACATAGCTCCCAGATGGAATGATATTCCGGTAATAGGTTTAATAGGTTTTTTAGTAAGCGGATTTATGGCGGCGTACATACTGCTGTCCTCAGTT from Elusimicrobium minutum Pei191 harbors:
- a CDS encoding phasin family protein, coding for MKNLETAFYSGIGMALKGKKKVEEIAKKLVKDSKMEAKEGKMFVDKAVKQAEEAKKELSKHIDDSVKNAVMKMGFVSKKEADALKAEIAKLKQQLKAKTAKKTTYKKK
- a CDS encoding ABC1 kinase family protein, encoding MFGFVSKTIRHTHRYTEIVTILVKYGMGDIMRSLKITDMFPFTKKLLPKVDNKSVSSFNKWENIRMALEELGPTFIKLGQMLSNRPDIIPLQLIKELEKLQDTVPPFEHEEAVKIVESELEGKISENFSYFSKKPIAAASIAQVHKARLPDATTVAVKVQRPGIEEIIGVDVEILHNLASLAGNNITELKYFNPVGIIKQFEEHIKEELDFNKERLNIERFQRNFQKDGRVHVLKAHKKYSAKRVLTMELIEGVKVSRIAEENLEGYDRGLIAKNGAQIILKQIFIDGFFHADPHPGNIIILENNKICFIDFGMMGSLSQSQKDDLGTLIVALMYRNSSLVTSTILTIVNRPDHLQTREIEYRVEKLIERYIDLPLEEINVGELLLSLTQMLPEFELNMPPNFSFMVKSLITIEGVGRQLDPEFSAMAVIKEFSQTIIKNRLSPKGFAMSSIITLMETKKLIENAPRDIREILNKAKQGHIKIEFEHRHLGKLRRSLEEASNRLVFGIALGSLIIGSSIMVHANIAPRWNDIPVIGLIGFLVSGFMAAYILLSSVYENLKKRKK